The nucleotide window ttgaaaaagaaattgacgTTTTTAATCAAAAGAAGCTTAATGATTTCTATAAAGAgtggaataaaataaatataaatataacacaaaaaaataatgaaataaaggaTTGTGTTAACAAAGGACATGTATCAGTTGATTTAATTAATCTTGATAATGTAAAGAATTTTAGAGAAAGATGTCTTAATCCTAAGGCATCTACATGTCGTAATAGTTCTCCATCTCAAGTTAGAAAATCTCCAGAATTAAAAAGATCTGGTGCAGGAGATTCCTGTAAACCAGGTAAGAATTGTAAAGAAGGAATAGCACAATCAAAAGAAGAAAGGGGTAAATCACAATCTAGAGCTCTGGAAGAAGGCTCTAAAACAATAGGGACCCCTAGAACTGATCCCAAACATGAACGTCAAAGCAATCCTATTGGACAAGAGCCAGTAAATGCAAAGATTATTTCACAGCCACGACCTAGCGCTGCACATTCTGATTCGCATGCTGTAGCTGAAGTCAAAGATCATGAACAAAGAGATAATGGAGATTATACTTTATCTAATCGAGAAGAAGCTCAGGCAAAACCTTTACCAATCTTAGAACCttctaaagaaaaaacatttgaAACTCATCCAAGAGATCA belongs to Plasmodium vivax scf_5152 genomic scaffold, whole genome shotgun sequence and includes:
- a CDS encoding variable surface protein Vir18, truncated, putative (encoded by transcript PVX_055190A; Truncated due to end of contig.), whose protein sequence is EKEIDVFNQKKLNDFYKEWNKININITQKNNEIKDCVNKGHVSVDLINLDNVKNFRERCLNPKASTCRNSSPSQVRKSPELKRSGAGDSCKPGKNCKEGIAQSKEERGKSQSRALEEGSKTIGTPRTDPKHERQSNPIGQEPVNAKIISQPRPSAAHSDSHAVAEVKDHEQRDNGDYTLSNREEAQAKPLPILEPSKEKTFETHPRDQQLQTATPVESDTGDSSQVRGLDENTPQSETPRNQTLGANTTGQQSNLLIHMIFQSSAERVSVHHNHHHGDSISISTDDLRSVSSDLVTTIDHYTGSVTTNSESSPVEAPSSKREDSELVTSTGNILHNVHEFFDAIPNKEHVIKASAPMGIVLLLGLLFKNRKKGAFINE